The Equus caballus isolate H_3958 breed thoroughbred chromosome 12, TB-T2T, whole genome shotgun sequence genome contains a region encoding:
- the CELF1 gene encoding CUGBP Elav-like family member 1 isoform X1, translating to MAAFKLDFLPEMMVDHCSLNSSPVSKKMNGTLDHPDQPDLDAIKMFVGQVPRTWSEKDLRELFEQYGAVYEINVLRDRSQNPPQSKGCCFVTFYTRKAALEAQNALHNMKVLPGMHHPIQMKPADSEKNNVEDRKLFIGMISKKCTENDIRVMFSSFGQIEECRILRGPDGLSRGCAFVTFTTRAMAQTAIKAMHQAQTMEGCSSPMVVKFADTQKDKEQKRMAQQLQQQMQQISAASVWGNLAGLNTLGPQYLALLQQTASSGNLNTLSSLHPMGGLNAMQLQNLAALAAAASAAQNTPSGTNALTTSSSPLSVLTSSAGSSPSSSSSSSVNPIASLGALQTLAGATAGLNVSSLAGMAALNGGLGSSGLSNGTGSTMEALTQAYSGIQQYAAAALPTLYNQNLLTQQSIGAAGSQKEGPEGANLFIYHLPQEFGDQDLLQMFMPFGNVVSAKVFIDKQTNLSKCFGFVSYDNPVSAQAAIQSMNGFQIGMKRLKVQLKRSKNDSKPY from the exons CTCAAAGAAAATGAACGGCACCCTGGACCACCCAGACCAACCAGATCTTGATGCTATCAAGATGTTTGTGGGCCAGGTTCCGAGGACCTGGTCTGAGAAGGACTTGAGGGAACTCTTTGAACAGTATGGTGCTGTCTATGAAATCAATGTCCTAAGGGATAGGAGCCAAAACCCTCCTCAGAGCAAAG GGTGCTGTTTTGTTACATTTTACACCCGCAAAGCTGCATTAGAAGCCCAGAATGCTCTTCACAACATGAAGGTCCTCCCAGGG atGCATCATCCTATACAAATGAAACCTGCTGACAGTGAGAAGAACAATG TGGAAGACAGGAAGCTGTTTATTGGTATGATTTCCAAGAAGTGCACTGAAAATGACATCCGAGTCATGTTCTCTTCATTTGGACAGATTGAAGAATGCCGGATATTACGGGGACCTGATGGCCTGAGCCGAG GTTGTGCATTTGTGACTTTTACTACAAGAGCCATGGCACAGACAGCTATCAAGGCAATGCACCAAGCACAGACCATGGAG GGTTGCTCATCCCCTATGGTGGTGAAATTTGCTGATACACAGAAGgacaaagaacagaagagaatgGCCCAGCAGCTCCAGCAGCAGATGCAGCAAATCAGCGCAGCATCTGTGTGGGGAAACCTTGCTGGTCTAAATACTCTTGGACCCCAGTATTTAGCA CTCCTTCAGCAGACTGCCTCCTCTGGGAACCTCAACACCCTGAGCAGCCTCCACCCAATGGGAG GGTTAAATGCAATGCAGTTACAGAATTTGGCTGCACTAGCTGCTGCAGCTAGCGCAGCTCAGAACACACCAAGTGGTACCAATGCTCTCACTACATCCAGCAGTCCCCTCAGCGTACTCACCAGTTCAG CAGGGTCCTCACCAagctccagcagcagcagctctgtgaACCCCATCGCCTCTCTTGGAGCCCTGCAGACATTAGCTGGAGCAACAGCAGGTCTCAATGTCAGCTCTTTGGCAG GGATGGCTGCTTTAAATGGTGGCCTGGGCAGCAGTGGCCTTTCCAACGGCACTGGGAGCACCATGGAGGCCCTCACGCAGGCCTACTCTGGGATCCAGCAATATGCTGCGGCGGCACTCCCCACTCTGTACAACCAGAATCTGTTGACACAGCAGAGTATTGGTGCTGCTGGAAGCCAGAAGGAAG GTCCCGAGGGAGCCAACCTGTTCATCTACCACCTGCCCCAGGAGTTTGGAGATCAGGACCTGCTGCAGATGTTTATGCCCTTTGGGAATGTCGTGTCTGCCAAGGTTTTTATAGACAAGCAGACAAACCTGAGCAAGTGTTTTG GTTTTGTAAGTTACGACAATCCTGTTTCGGCTCAAGCTGCCATCCAGTCCATGAACGGCTTTCAGATTGGCATGAAGCGGCTTAAAGTGCAGCTCAAACGTTCGAAGAATGACAGCAAGCCCTACTGA
- the CELF1 gene encoding CUGBP Elav-like family member 1 isoform X4, with amino-acid sequence MAAFKLDFLPEMMVDHCSLNSSPVSKKMNGTLDHPDQPDLDAIKMFVGQVPRTWSEKDLRELFEQYGAVYEINVLRDRSQNPPQSKGCCFVTFYTRKAALEAQNALHNMKVLPGMHHPIQMKPADSEKNNVEDRKLFIGMISKKCTENDIRVMFSSFGQIEECRILRGPDGLSRGCAFVTFTTRAMAQTAIKAMHQAQTMEGCSSPMVVKFADTQKDKEQKRMAQQLQQQMQQISAASVWGNLAGLNTLGPQYLALYLQLLQQTASSGNLNTLSSLHPMGGLNAMQLQNLAALAAAASAAQNTPSGTNALTTSSSPLSVLTSSAGSSPSSSSSSSVNPIASLGALQTLAGATAGLNVSSLAGMAALNGGLGSSGLSNGTGSTMEALTQAYSGIQQYAAAALPTLYNQNLLTQQSIGAAGSQKEGPEGANLFIYHLPQEFGDQDLLQMFMPFGNVVSAKVFIDKQTNLSKCFGFVSYDNPVSAQAAIQSMNGFQIGMKRLKVQLKRSKNDSKPY; translated from the exons CTCAAAGAAAATGAACGGCACCCTGGACCACCCAGACCAACCAGATCTTGATGCTATCAAGATGTTTGTGGGCCAGGTTCCGAGGACCTGGTCTGAGAAGGACTTGAGGGAACTCTTTGAACAGTATGGTGCTGTCTATGAAATCAATGTCCTAAGGGATAGGAGCCAAAACCCTCCTCAGAGCAAAG GGTGCTGTTTTGTTACATTTTACACCCGCAAAGCTGCATTAGAAGCCCAGAATGCTCTTCACAACATGAAGGTCCTCCCAGGG atGCATCATCCTATACAAATGAAACCTGCTGACAGTGAGAAGAACAATG TGGAAGACAGGAAGCTGTTTATTGGTATGATTTCCAAGAAGTGCACTGAAAATGACATCCGAGTCATGTTCTCTTCATTTGGACAGATTGAAGAATGCCGGATATTACGGGGACCTGATGGCCTGAGCCGAG GTTGTGCATTTGTGACTTTTACTACAAGAGCCATGGCACAGACAGCTATCAAGGCAATGCACCAAGCACAGACCATGGAG GGTTGCTCATCCCCTATGGTGGTGAAATTTGCTGATACACAGAAGgacaaagaacagaagagaatgGCCCAGCAGCTCCAGCAGCAGATGCAGCAAATCAGCGCAGCATCTGTGTGGGGAAACCTTGCTGGTCTAAATACTCTTGGACCCCAGTATTTAGCA CTTTATTTGCAGCTCCTTCAGCAGACTGCCTCCTCTGGGAACCTCAACACCCTGAGCAGCCTCCACCCAATGGGAG GGTTAAATGCAATGCAGTTACAGAATTTGGCTGCACTAGCTGCTGCAGCTAGCGCAGCTCAGAACACACCAAGTGGTACCAATGCTCTCACTACATCCAGCAGTCCCCTCAGCGTACTCACCAGTTCAG CAGGGTCCTCACCAagctccagcagcagcagctctgtgaACCCCATCGCCTCTCTTGGAGCCCTGCAGACATTAGCTGGAGCAACAGCAGGTCTCAATGTCAGCTCTTTGGCAG GGATGGCTGCTTTAAATGGTGGCCTGGGCAGCAGTGGCCTTTCCAACGGCACTGGGAGCACCATGGAGGCCCTCACGCAGGCCTACTCTGGGATCCAGCAATATGCTGCGGCGGCACTCCCCACTCTGTACAACCAGAATCTGTTGACACAGCAGAGTATTGGTGCTGCTGGAAGCCAGAAGGAAG GTCCCGAGGGAGCCAACCTGTTCATCTACCACCTGCCCCAGGAGTTTGGAGATCAGGACCTGCTGCAGATGTTTATGCCCTTTGGGAATGTCGTGTCTGCCAAGGTTTTTATAGACAAGCAGACAAACCTGAGCAAGTGTTTTG GTTTTGTAAGTTACGACAATCCTGTTTCGGCTCAAGCTGCCATCCAGTCCATGAACGGCTTTCAGATTGGCATGAAGCGGCTTAAAGTGCAGCTCAAACGTTCGAAGAATGACAGCAAGCCCTACTGA